A DNA window from Rossellomorea marisflavi contains the following coding sequences:
- a CDS encoding HD domain-containing protein: MEHLKAIMNLIHLSQKLKMEMRHSWLSDGRQESVAEHTWRVSLMAILVEPHLDGSVEMEKLLKMIIIHDLVEAEAGDVPAFDTMGNAEMKALKQQREERAIENIRDMIPGEVGLELYTLWHEFEAKETYEAKVANALDKLEVQIQHNEADLSTWLDVEVDMTYAMGRHVEFDSFLTELKDLIEKEGHEKIQGRVRQ; encoded by the coding sequence ATGGAACACCTAAAAGCCATCATGAACCTCATCCACCTATCCCAAAAGCTGAAGATGGAGATGCGGCACAGCTGGCTATCGGATGGACGTCAGGAGAGTGTGGCGGAGCATACGTGGAGGGTATCCCTCATGGCCATTCTCGTGGAACCGCATCTGGACGGATCAGTGGAGATGGAAAAACTGTTGAAGATGATCATCATCCATGACCTAGTGGAGGCGGAAGCGGGGGATGTCCCGGCATTTGATACGATGGGGAATGCGGAGATGAAGGCATTGAAGCAGCAGCGTGAGGAACGGGCAATCGAGAACATCCGGGACATGATTCCGGGAGAAGTAGGACTTGAGCTATACACGCTGTGGCATGAGTTCGAGGCAAAAGAGACGTATGAGGCGAAGGTGGCGAATGCCCTAGACAAGCTCGAGGTGCAGATCCAGCATAATGAGGCCGATCTTTCTACGTGGCTGGATGTCGAGGTGGACATGACCTACGCCATGGGAAGGCATGTGGAGTTTGACAGCTTCCTGACGGAGTTGAAAGATCTCATTGAAAAGGAAGGGCATGAGAAGATTCAAGGGCGTGTAAGGCAGTAA
- a CDS encoding NAD(P)-dependent oxidoreductase produces the protein MNIAIIGATGKAGSLITEEAIQRGHDVTAIVRSASKVNANVNIVEKDLFDLTGEDLKGFDVVVNAFNAPEGKEHLHIEAGRVLTNALKDAPETRLVVIGGAGSLFVDEDKTVQLLETPDFPKAYYATAYNASLSLKELQNTEGLNWTYISPAAFFDPEGPKTGTYQTGKDHFIVNAEGQSYISYADYAAALLDEVEQPKHINERFAVVSK, from the coding sequence ATGAACATCGCCATCATCGGAGCAACAGGAAAAGCAGGATCATTGATTACAGAGGAAGCCATCCAACGGGGCCATGACGTGACCGCCATCGTGCGCAGCGCATCAAAAGTGAACGCAAACGTAAACATCGTTGAAAAGGATCTCTTTGATCTGACAGGAGAAGACTTGAAAGGATTCGACGTCGTCGTGAACGCCTTCAATGCACCTGAAGGAAAAGAGCATCTCCACATTGAAGCTGGCAGGGTTCTTACCAACGCCCTGAAAGACGCTCCCGAAACCAGACTCGTTGTCATCGGCGGAGCCGGCAGCCTGTTTGTGGACGAAGACAAAACCGTTCAGCTCTTGGAAACACCCGACTTTCCAAAAGCCTATTATGCCACTGCCTACAATGCGAGCCTCAGCCTGAAAGAGCTGCAAAACACCGAAGGCCTCAACTGGACGTACATCAGCCCGGCAGCCTTCTTCGACCCTGAAGGTCCCAAAACGGGAACCTACCAAACCGGCAAGGATCATTTCATCGTCAACGCAGAAGGTCAGAGCTACATCAGCTATGCCGACTATGCCGCAGCACTCCTTGACGAAGTGGAACAACCGAAACATATCAACGAACGATTTGCCGTTGTATCGAAATAA
- a CDS encoding Rrf2 family transcriptional regulator, translated as MINTRLSVAIHILSLVAMDPKQSSDQIAQSVTTNPVVIRRLSGDLKKAGLLTSQAGVPGFNLTRDPKDITLLDIYKAVNMEKELFSIHDKPNPKCPVGKRIQGTLDETFKSVQAAMENELNEQTLKDIMNHLFQ; from the coding sequence ATGATTAACACCCGCTTATCGGTCGCAATTCATATCCTGTCTCTTGTGGCGATGGATCCGAAGCAATCGTCCGATCAGATCGCCCAGAGCGTCACCACGAATCCCGTCGTCATCAGGAGACTATCCGGTGACCTGAAGAAAGCCGGACTATTGACGTCCCAAGCCGGAGTACCAGGCTTCAACCTGACACGTGATCCCAAGGACATTACCTTGCTTGATATCTATAAAGCCGTGAATATGGAGAAAGAGTTATTCTCAATACACGATAAACCGAATCCGAAATGCCCCGTCGGCAAACGGATCCAAGGTACACTGGATGAAACATTCAAAAGCGTCCAGGCAGCCATGGAAAATGAACTGAATGAACAAACGCTGAAGGACATCATGAATCATCTCTTTCAATAA
- a CDS encoding MFS transporter: MKIISFLFFSIMFVIGTDTFLISPLLPTLTSLYEVSTDVSGFMVSSYALGYAVFAFLAGPLSDRLDRKKVMLMGFIGFIISTFLCGVAPSFSFMLLFRFAAGVSAAFVTPQVWASIPVLVQPQHIVKTMGFATAGLAISQLIGIPIGSYLAHISWHMPFYFLSFLALILLIVIQLVYPSLPPVKQNESASFWKPYKTLFMAVNAKSYILAYFIFQVGNFAAFSFIGSWLSQDFSLDVASVGTAMMAIGLGNAIGSLFGSHLIQKMGQSRSLLLSFILFIGLYGILPLSTNLLTAEIILAVAFLVAGFVFPVFMSIFQSLTTSARGTISSVSNAAMYIGTTVGSMTGGVLFAQFDGFWGVSIFAVGMFILSLLIYSKTGVFKRQEAVITNEA, translated from the coding sequence ATGAAAATCATATCATTCTTATTCTTCTCTATTATGTTTGTGATTGGTACCGATACCTTCCTTATTTCGCCTTTGCTTCCCACCTTGACCAGTCTGTATGAAGTGTCTACGGACGTTTCGGGATTTATGGTTAGCTCTTATGCACTGGGCTATGCAGTTTTCGCCTTTCTCGCTGGGCCCCTTTCAGACCGTTTGGATCGTAAGAAGGTCATGCTGATGGGTTTCATTGGGTTTATTATTTCCACCTTCTTATGCGGTGTTGCCCCATCGTTTTCCTTCATGCTTCTGTTTCGGTTTGCTGCGGGAGTAAGTGCCGCGTTCGTCACTCCTCAGGTTTGGGCATCGATTCCAGTTCTTGTCCAACCACAACACATAGTGAAGACGATGGGTTTTGCAACGGCGGGACTTGCCATTTCCCAACTGATCGGAATCCCGATCGGCAGCTACCTTGCCCACATATCGTGGCATATGCCCTTTTACTTCCTATCTTTCTTGGCACTCATACTTCTTATCGTCATTCAACTCGTGTACCCATCATTGCCACCAGTAAAACAAAACGAATCAGCATCATTTTGGAAACCGTATAAAACATTGTTCATGGCAGTGAATGCAAAATCATACATACTTGCTTATTTCATCTTTCAGGTTGGGAACTTTGCTGCCTTTTCATTTATCGGCTCTTGGTTGAGTCAAGATTTCTCACTTGACGTGGCTTCAGTCGGAACGGCGATGATGGCGATTGGTCTGGGGAATGCCATCGGTTCCCTCTTTGGAAGTCATCTGATCCAAAAAATGGGGCAGTCCCGTTCCTTACTGCTCTCCTTCATCTTGTTTATCGGTCTCTACGGTATCCTGCCTTTATCAACCAACCTTTTAACAGCGGAAATCATTCTCGCTGTCGCCTTCCTTGTTGCAGGATTTGTTTTTCCCGTGTTCATGAGCATCTTCCAAAGCTTGACCACCTCTGCACGTGGAACGATTTCATCGGTGTCCAATGCGGCCATGTATATTGGAACGACAGTGGGTTCGATGACAGGCGGAGTTTTATTCGCCCAATTCGATGGCTTCTGGGGGGTGTCGATTTTTGCAGTAGGGATGTTCATTCTTTCTCTCCTTATCTATAGTAAGACTGGTGTATTTAAAAGACAGGAGGCTGTCATAACGAATGAAGCCTGA
- a CDS encoding ArsR/SmtB family transcription factor: protein MIIEQRNLDEIRVDIFKALADPTRLEILRLLKNHGDEMSCGEVGDRIQLTKSTASYHFKILREAGLTTTRKEAKHKYVQIYPDTFSTYLPGFLDSL, encoded by the coding sequence ATGATTATTGAACAAAGAAACCTAGATGAAATCAGAGTAGATATTTTTAAGGCATTGGCTGATCCGACACGGCTGGAAATTCTGAGGTTGCTAAAAAACCATGGGGACGAAATGAGTTGTGGAGAGGTGGGTGATCGCATTCAGTTAACAAAGTCCACGGCTTCCTATCACTTTAAGATTCTCAGGGAAGCGGGATTGACCACGACCCGTAAAGAAGCCAAGCACAAATACGTGCAGATTTATCCTGATACGTTCTCTACGTATTTACCTGGGTTCCTGGACTCACTATGA
- a CDS encoding YesK family protein, with protein MAIFGVVAALVLHVILRYTKRHSHEGLILFLILIFLSAAGWVVGFAIGGWRGMGYSALAMMMLVASMTGLVTSFILALLMKE; from the coding sequence ATGGCTATCTTCGGTGTGGTCGCCGCACTCGTCCTGCATGTGATCCTCCGCTATACAAAGCGACACTCCCATGAAGGCTTGATCCTGTTTTTAATCCTGATTTTCCTGTCAGCTGCAGGATGGGTGGTGGGATTTGCAATCGGGGGATGGAGGGGAATGGGGTACAGTGCCCTTGCCATGATGATGTTGGTTGCATCCATGACAGGCCTTGTGACATCGTTCATATTGGCTTTACTGATGAAAGAATGA
- a CDS encoding extracellular solute-binding protein produces MMKLHTYAKKAAVAAASVMVVGALAACGNGGDNAKDGDKEKALTIYSGQHTEVTEALTKEFTKETGIKVDVREGSSNELAHQVAEEGDKSPADIIFTEETAPLVMLSEKGLLEKIDSKALDNMDDQYEDPDGTWVGLLARSRVVAYNPNVVKESELPKTVFDFAKPEWKDKVAYVPTSGAFTNQISAMIMLYGEDETKQWLEGLKKYGKQYKNNKIALDAVEKGDVGAALINNYYWDNEAKEKGADKMNSKLYYFGNGDIGDMISLSGAGIVKSSSHKEEAQKFMEFATEEKGQQVLTDTSSQYPLNSSVDTKDMKPFSELNPPKEALDLGEYSDGEQALELLQEVGLL; encoded by the coding sequence ATGATGAAGCTTCATACATATGCGAAGAAGGCAGCAGTGGCGGCAGCGTCCGTCATGGTCGTCGGTGCGTTGGCGGCTTGTGGGAACGGCGGCGATAACGCGAAGGACGGCGATAAGGAAAAAGCGTTGACCATCTACAGCGGTCAGCACACGGAAGTGACCGAAGCGTTGACGAAGGAATTCACGAAGGAAACCGGCATCAAGGTCGATGTTCGTGAAGGTTCCAGCAATGAATTGGCTCATCAGGTGGCAGAAGAAGGGGACAAGTCTCCTGCCGATATCATCTTCACGGAAGAAACGGCTCCACTCGTCATGCTGAGCGAGAAGGGACTTCTTGAGAAGATCGATTCCAAAGCACTTGATAACATGGACGACCAATACGAAGATCCGGACGGCACATGGGTCGGATTGCTTGCCCGCTCACGCGTAGTGGCGTACAATCCGAATGTGGTGAAAGAAAGCGAACTGCCTAAGACGGTATTCGACTTCGCCAAGCCTGAATGGAAAGATAAAGTAGCCTACGTACCGACTAGCGGTGCGTTCACCAACCAGATCTCCGCCATGATCATGCTTTATGGTGAAGACGAAACGAAACAATGGTTGGAAGGCTTGAAGAAATACGGCAAGCAATATAAGAACAACAAGATCGCCCTTGATGCAGTAGAAAAAGGCGATGTAGGCGCAGCCCTCATCAACAACTACTACTGGGATAATGAAGCCAAAGAAAAAGGCGCAGACAAGATGAACTCCAAGCTCTATTACTTCGGTAACGGGGATATCGGGGATATGATCTCCCTATCCGGAGCAGGGATCGTCAAGTCAAGCTCTCATAAAGAAGAAGCACAGAAATTCATGGAATTTGCAACGGAAGAAAAAGGACAGCAGGTATTGACGGATACAAGTTCACAGTATCCATTGAACTCAAGCGTGGACACGAAGGACATGAAGCCTTTCTCAGAATTGAATCCGCCGAAAGAAGCACTTGACCTCGGTGAATATTCTGATGGTGAGCAGGCATTGGAACTCCTACAAGAAGTAGGGTTGCTCTAA
- a CDS encoding ABC transporter permease produces MLLLPVFIFIFVACLPILYIILRAYEAGWETSINLIFRDRVYELLKNTLLLDVSVTVASMVIGVATAWCTERTNLWGRRVWNVLVTIPFAVPAFVSSYSWVSLSPIFEGFFGAFLVLTLYSYPLVHLPVAAALRGMNPSLEEVAFSAGYGPWKTFWLVTFPQMRPALFGGALLIALHTLAEFGALSLLRFDTFTTAIYDQYTMAFNGASAAMLTTVLLFLCLVFIGVELYVRGKAKYTSVGRGVSRAREQVRLGLVAPFVQLGFLVLTVLAVGIPLGRLGYWLLNGSSASFEPAELVGNLFTTLSYGLGGAVVTVIIALPLVMLSLRHRGPLSVMAERVPYVVHSLPGLVIGLTLVFFAIRYMSGIYQTSVLLIIAYVILFVPLAQSSIRASYEQAPERVEEVARSLGRKPMSVFFTVTLPLIIPGIGAAMALVCLKIMNELTATLLLRPTGVDTLAIRVWQHTANSEFAAAAPYAALLILISGVPVYILTMRSFSSKRSERV; encoded by the coding sequence TTGCTCCTTTTACCTGTTTTTATCTTTATTTTTGTCGCGTGCCTTCCCATCCTCTACATTATCCTCCGCGCGTATGAAGCAGGATGGGAGACGTCGATCAATCTGATCTTCCGCGACCGCGTGTATGAGCTTCTGAAAAATACGCTTCTCCTGGACGTGTCGGTGACGGTGGCCTCCATGGTCATCGGTGTCGCCACTGCCTGGTGCACGGAGCGGACGAATCTATGGGGGAGACGCGTATGGAACGTCCTCGTGACGATTCCGTTCGCCGTTCCTGCCTTTGTCTCTAGCTACAGCTGGGTATCCCTGAGTCCGATCTTTGAAGGATTCTTCGGTGCCTTTCTTGTCTTGACGCTATACAGCTATCCCCTTGTCCACTTGCCGGTGGCTGCGGCACTGAGGGGGATGAATCCTTCCCTGGAAGAAGTGGCATTCTCAGCAGGGTACGGACCGTGGAAAACCTTCTGGCTCGTCACGTTCCCGCAGATGCGACCTGCCCTGTTCGGTGGCGCGCTCCTCATTGCCCTCCATACGCTTGCGGAGTTCGGGGCGCTGTCCCTGCTCCGGTTCGATACGTTCACGACGGCGATCTATGATCAGTACACGATGGCCTTCAACGGAGCATCTGCTGCGATGTTGACGACGGTCCTCCTGTTTTTGTGCCTTGTGTTCATCGGAGTGGAGCTCTACGTCCGTGGGAAGGCTAAATATACGTCTGTCGGAAGGGGCGTCTCCCGTGCGAGAGAGCAGGTGAGACTCGGGTTGGTAGCACCGTTCGTCCAACTGGGGTTCCTTGTGTTGACGGTACTCGCCGTTGGGATCCCCCTCGGACGCCTCGGGTATTGGCTGTTGAACGGAAGCTCTGCAAGCTTTGAGCCTGCTGAATTGGTGGGTAATCTGTTCACCACCTTGTCCTACGGGTTGGGTGGAGCCGTGGTGACGGTGATCATCGCCCTGCCCCTCGTCATGCTGTCGCTCCGACACCGGGGGCCGCTGTCGGTCATGGCCGAGCGGGTCCCGTATGTCGTCCACAGCCTGCCGGGTCTTGTCATCGGCTTGACCCTCGTGTTCTTCGCGATTCGCTATATGAGCGGGATTTATCAGACCTCGGTCCTGCTGATCATCGCGTATGTGATCCTGTTCGTCCCCCTTGCCCAGTCATCGATCCGGGCATCGTACGAGCAGGCGCCTGAGCGGGTCGAGGAAGTCGCACGGTCACTGGGCAGAAAGCCGATGAGTGTTTTCTTCACCGTGACCCTGCCCCTGATCATACCGGGGATCGGGGCGGCGATGGCCCTTGTTTGTTTGAAAATCATGAATGAATTGACGGCGACGCTGCTGCTCCGTCCGACGGGTGTCGATACGCTCGCGATCAGGGTGTGGCAGCACACGGCGAACTCGGAATTTGCCGCCGCTGCCCCTTATGCCGCCCTGCTGATCCTGATCTCGGGCGTGCCGGTCTATATCTTGACCATGCGATCATTTTCCAGTAAGAGGAGTGAAAGAGTATGA
- a CDS encoding ABC transporter ATP-binding protein: MKALAIKELSKNFDGVKVLENVSFDLQKGQMLAVLGPSGCGKTTLLRSIAGFEIPASGEIEISGVKAFGERLYLSPEKRKIGYVPQEGALFPHLTVEQNVAFGLPRKMKRTGRVLDMLELVGMQGFEKRMPHELSGGQQQRVALARALAPGPSLILLDEPFSALDTGLRAKLRDDIKHALEQSNATSIMVTHDQEEAFSMADVIAVMRDGELVQIANPDDVYTKPKDLKVATFVGEAVLLNGRISGECVDCPLGMLPCHKPSGCAEQVTVMIRPEQLSVGPIESGIQAKVMKTTYFGHDSLIELLIDENGQATSASIRVLGRPQVKVGDTVGLKVDGDVVIY, translated from the coding sequence ATGAAGGCCTTAGCGATTAAAGAGTTATCAAAGAACTTTGATGGAGTGAAAGTATTGGAGAATGTCTCTTTCGACTTGCAGAAGGGGCAGATGCTTGCCGTCCTCGGCCCATCCGGGTGCGGAAAGACGACGCTTCTCCGGAGTATCGCAGGATTTGAAATCCCTGCATCGGGTGAAATCGAAATCTCCGGCGTGAAGGCCTTCGGCGAACGCCTCTATCTCTCCCCGGAAAAGCGCAAGATAGGCTATGTACCGCAGGAAGGCGCACTCTTCCCGCATTTGACGGTGGAACAGAACGTCGCCTTCGGACTGCCACGCAAGATGAAGCGAACGGGCCGTGTACTGGATATGCTCGAGCTTGTCGGTATGCAAGGGTTTGAAAAACGCATGCCCCATGAACTGTCCGGCGGGCAGCAGCAGCGTGTCGCCCTGGCACGCGCCCTCGCTCCCGGTCCGAGCCTGATCCTACTGGACGAACCGTTCAGCGCACTGGATACGGGGCTTCGCGCCAAGCTCCGGGATGATATCAAGCACGCCCTTGAACAGTCGAATGCAACTTCGATCATGGTGACACATGACCAGGAAGAAGCGTTCTCCATGGCTGATGTCATCGCCGTCATGAGGGACGGCGAGCTCGTCCAAATCGCCAATCCGGATGACGTCTATACGAAACCGAAAGACTTGAAGGTGGCCACCTTCGTTGGGGAAGCCGTGCTCCTCAATGGACGGATCAGCGGAGAATGCGTCGACTGTCCGCTCGGCATGCTGCCATGTCATAAGCCTTCCGGTTGCGCCGAACAAGTCACGGTCATGATTCGTCCGGAACAGCTCAGCGTAGGACCGATCGAAAGCGGAATCCAAGCGAAGGTCATGAAGACGACCTACTTCGGACACGATTCCCTGATCGAACTTCTCATCGATGAGAACGGCCAGGCGACTTCAGCTTCCATCCGTGTCCTCGGAAGACCTCAGGTCAAAGTAGGGGACACCGTCGGCTTGAAGGTGGACGGGGATGTTGTGATCTACTGA
- a CDS encoding GNAT family N-acetyltransferase: MIDDPRRKKEQQMTISILNEHDAEAYQELRLQALQTNPEAFGSTYEREAAFSLSYVQERLTPSEGKFTMGAWVDGDLVGMATFVRETSPKMAHKGNIFGMFVSPDMRGKAVGRSLLEELLQHIKGFDGLEQINLTVVSDNEPAKRLYTSLGFTVFGVEKHGLKFDGCYYDEDWMVLRL; encoded by the coding sequence GTGATAGATGATCCTAGAAGAAAGAAGGAACAGCAGATGACCATCTCCATATTGAATGAACACGATGCAGAAGCGTACCAGGAGCTGCGCCTGCAGGCACTTCAAACCAATCCCGAAGCATTCGGCTCAACCTATGAACGGGAGGCTGCCTTTTCCCTCTCTTATGTACAAGAGCGATTGACACCATCGGAAGGCAAATTCACCATGGGCGCCTGGGTGGACGGTGACCTTGTCGGCATGGCCACCTTCGTCAGGGAAACAAGTCCAAAAATGGCCCACAAGGGAAACATCTTCGGCATGTTCGTCTCACCGGACATGCGCGGGAAAGCTGTGGGAAGATCGCTTTTAGAAGAATTATTGCAGCATATAAAAGGGTTCGACGGGCTCGAACAGATCAACCTCACCGTCGTTTCCGATAATGAACCTGCGAAGCGCCTGTATACGAGCCTTGGATTTACCGTGTTCGGCGTCGAGAAGCACGGATTGAAGTTTGATGGGTGCTATTATGACGAGGATTGGATGGTATTGAGGCTGTAA
- a CDS encoding FMN-binding negative transcriptional regulator, with the protein MYIPKHFQLNDEEKIFQLIEENGFAILFSQHLGSPWATHLPLMVDRRDRVLYGHMARPNGQWKDGQGQEVLAVFQGAHAYISPTWYESDQEVPTWNYEAAHVYGKLEIMEDSEEILDSLQRLVDQYEGTESAYSLDQVASDKLNGLQRGIVAFRIPISRMEGKAKFSQHHPEERRRSVASELRRTGREGDALVAQRMEKGLDH; encoded by the coding sequence ATGTATATCCCCAAGCACTTTCAGTTGAATGACGAAGAAAAAATCTTTCAGTTAATAGAGGAAAACGGCTTCGCCATCCTCTTCTCCCAGCATCTAGGCTCCCCTTGGGCGACTCATCTCCCATTGATGGTGGACCGGAGAGATCGTGTACTCTACGGACATATGGCGAGACCGAATGGTCAGTGGAAGGATGGGCAAGGACAGGAAGTATTGGCCGTCTTCCAGGGGGCACATGCTTACATCTCGCCGACCTGGTATGAATCCGATCAGGAGGTGCCTACGTGGAACTACGAGGCCGCCCACGTATACGGTAAGCTGGAGATCATGGAAGACAGCGAGGAAATACTGGACTCGCTGCAGCGACTGGTCGATCAGTATGAAGGGACAGAAAGCGCGTATTCCCTGGATCAGGTTGCCTCAGACAAGCTCAATGGACTGCAGAGAGGGATCGTAGCCTTCAGGATCCCGATTTCCAGGATGGAAGGAAAAGCGAAATTCAGCCAGCATCATCCGGAGGAAAGGCGTCGATCCGTCGCCAGTGAGTTACGGCGGACCGGTCGGGAAGGGGATGCTTTGGTAGCACAACGAATGGAAAAAGGGTTGGACCATTGA
- a CDS encoding YdhK family protein, translating to MKKYILVIGAAALLALAGCGNSPDSQSDKKESHDEHGDMNHSGSAEMPEGLEEAANPEFETGSKVTIKADHMKGMDGAEGMVTGAYDTTAYVVDYKPTDGGEEVTDHKWVIQEEIKDAGDEELKPGTEVTLEADHMKGMKNAKATIVSAERTTVYTVDYQPTDGGDMVKNHKWVVESELESE from the coding sequence ATGAAGAAATACATACTGGTAATCGGAGCCGCGGCTCTATTGGCACTCGCGGGATGCGGCAATAGCCCGGACAGTCAGTCTGATAAAAAAGAATCCCATGACGAGCATGGGGATATGAACCATTCAGGTTCGGCCGAGATGCCTGAAGGACTTGAAGAAGCGGCAAACCCTGAATTCGAGACCGGAAGCAAAGTCACCATCAAGGCGGATCATATGAAGGGCATGGACGGGGCAGAAGGCATGGTCACCGGTGCCTATGATACCACTGCCTACGTCGTCGACTATAAGCCGACCGATGGAGGAGAAGAAGTGACGGATCACAAATGGGTGATCCAGGAAGAAATCAAAGACGCAGGGGATGAAGAACTCAAACCCGGCACCGAGGTCACCCTGGAAGCCGATCATATGAAAGGCATGAAGAATGCCAAAGCCACGATCGTGTCTGCGGAAAGAACGACGGTGTACACGGTTGACTACCAGCCGACAGATGGAGGGGATATGGTGAAGAATCATAAGTGGGTTGTGGAAAGTGAATTGGAGTCTGAATAA
- a CDS encoding RNA polymerase sigma factor codes for MTLLDEGYRKQKIREWYVEYSDAIFRYIVLMIGDREQAKDLTHDTFLKAFHRLEGFQGEMSDKNWLYRIARNATIDFIRKRKPLHYVTEMFTGMGGATPEDVVEAGEEERMVYDAMSRLKRSYREVLLLRKIKGLSIRETADVLGWKESKVKTTLSRALQAMKAQLEKEGYHRE; via the coding sequence GTGACCTTGTTGGATGAGGGGTACAGGAAACAGAAAATACGCGAATGGTACGTGGAATATAGCGACGCGATCTTCCGTTATATCGTGCTGATGATCGGGGATCGTGAGCAAGCAAAGGATCTGACACATGATACGTTTCTGAAGGCCTTCCATCGACTGGAGGGGTTTCAGGGGGAAATGAGCGATAAGAATTGGCTGTATCGAATCGCCCGGAATGCCACGATTGATTTCATACGGAAGAGGAAGCCCCTTCACTATGTGACGGAGATGTTCACAGGGATGGGTGGTGCCACTCCAGAGGACGTTGTGGAAGCTGGGGAGGAAGAACGCATGGTATACGATGCAATGAGCCGGTTGAAGCGCTCGTATCGGGAGGTTCTTCTACTGAGGAAGATCAAGGGCCTGTCAATCCGTGAGACAGCAGATGTGCTCGGGTGGAAGGAGAGCAAGGTGAAGACGACGCTCTCAAGGGCGTTGCAGGCAATGAAAGCTCAGTTGGAAAAGGAGGGGTACCATCGTGAGTGA
- a CDS encoding VanZ family protein, which produces MHGKLKSLVVLVFSLVAGIWIYMEYFLNMLPRFFPNMENIEKTILSMAIVVLTIYVLLKLVLGMATKWDRYALLLAYFTVLIFGLLRPDGQYSIGTGYVSWNPIAFLSDIQGDRASQWVMVINLIIFVPMYFLLTVSNVLKGFKGRFLLFQGVAWTLEWMQHILNVGQFDLSDLLLYTVGFLIGYGIALPILKVGIGRYPVEAVRYRSMGRG; this is translated from the coding sequence ATGCATGGGAAGTTGAAAAGTTTAGTGGTGTTGGTTTTTAGTTTAGTAGCAGGGATCTGGATCTACATGGAGTATTTCTTGAATATGCTGCCCCGGTTCTTTCCCAATATGGAGAATATTGAGAAGACGATTCTCTCCATGGCGATTGTCGTGCTGACAATCTATGTTCTTCTGAAGTTGGTCTTGGGCATGGCTACGAAATGGGATCGATACGCACTGTTGCTGGCCTACTTTACGGTCCTGATCTTCGGTCTGTTGAGGCCGGATGGGCAGTATAGCATCGGGACGGGTTATGTGTCATGGAATCCCATTGCTTTCTTGTCGGACATACAAGGGGACCGGGCCTCACAATGGGTCATGGTGATCAACCTGATCATCTTTGTTCCTATGTATTTTCTTCTCACAGTTTCCAATGTGTTGAAGGGATTTAAGGGGCGATTCTTATTGTTCCAGGGGGTTGCCTGGACGTTGGAGTGGATGCAGCACATTCTGAATGTCGGACAGTTTGATCTCTCCGATCTGCTCTTATACACGGTTGGATTCTTGATTGGATACGGGATTGCCTTGCCTATCTTGAAAGTGGGGATTGGGAGGTATCCAGTGGAAGCGGTTCGGTACAGGTCAATGGGAAGGGGATAA